The genomic region AGTAATCTGGAATTTGGTCAAAAACATATTAACCGAATTCGTGCTCTTTTGTGGACTATTGATTAACTTTGTAAACGCCGACAAATATCATCTAATTCTTCTAATGAAGAATAATGTATTTTTAAATCACCACCATCTTTACCGTGTCGAATGGCTACTTTCATTCCGATCATATCAGTCAATAATTTTTCTAAAGATTTTGTTTCCGTATCTTTTTCCATTAAAGTTCGTTTTTTAAGTTTAGGATTTGCCTGTTCATGTGTAAGCACTTCTGCTTGACGAACAGAGAGCCCTTCATGAATAATCTTTTCAGCCAAATCTTGTGGATTGTTGACAGTAATGAGGCAACGTGCATGACCAGCGGAAAGTTGTCCATCAATCAAAAATTTCTGTACTTCTGGTGGAAGTTTTAACAAACGAAGAGTATTTGTAACATAACTTCGGCTTTTTCCAATAACTTGTGCCAAATCTGCCTGAGTATAACCATGTTCGTTAAGCAACATTTCATATCCCATTGCCTCTTCAATAGGATTAAGATCAGCACGTTGAATATTCTCAATAATAGCTAATTCTAAAGCTGTCTTATCATCTACATCGCGAATAATAACGGGTAATTGATTTAAATTGGCTCGTTGTGCAGCACGCCACCGCCGTTCACCAGCGATTAATTCAAACCGACCGGGATGATGAGGTGAAGGCCTTACAAGAACAGGTTGAACAACACCATGTTGACGAATTGA from Bartonella schoenbuchensis R1 harbors:
- a CDS encoding ParB/RepB/Spo0J family partition protein, whose protein sequence is MNDDQSKKRLGRGLAALIGDVSLNNDPAHLLNSARFTMKSNMDSIVSERLVSIELISRNPNNPRRHFTDLELENLAQSIRQHGVVQPVLVRPSPHHPGRFELIAGERRWRAAQRANLNQLPVIIRDVDDKTALELAIIENIQRADLNPIEEAMGYEMLLNEHGYTQADLAQVIGKSRSYVTNTLRLLKLPPEVQKFLIDGQLSAGHARCLITVNNPQDLAEKIIHEGLSVRQAEVLTHEQANPKLKKRTLMEKDTETKSLEKLLTDMIGMKVAIRHGKDGGDLKIHYSSLEELDDICRRLQS